AAATGATTTTAGTTAACAACCATGACTTCAATATATTCATTATGTGCACATCCTTCATCATCGAAACAATCACTTCCCTGATGATTAAAACCTCTCCCGGTCAAACCACATTTGCAACACATGAATGACAGGAGGCAAGGAGTCAATTTCAAACTCTTTCCAATCATTTAAGGTTTGGATTTGGGGGATATGTGTACATATCACCGTTAAATCAAACACAGTCCCAAATAGTCAACGATTACTCGAGTGGTCAACTAATAAGTTCGACCAACCACCAAACAGGCCGACATGTCATGCACTAACCTAGAGGACAAGCTAATGAGTCTGGCCAACCACTAGACAAGCTGACATGTCATGTACCAGCCTGAAGCACAAATTAGCGAGGCCGACTAACCACCAGATATACCGACAGGTCATGCATCAATTTAGAGCACAAGTCACCAAGACTGGTCGGTCACTAAATAGGTCGGCCAATCATATACCAGCTCGAACATTCAATCACCAAATCgacaaacaaaataacaaactcGGCTAGCCACCACATAGATCGGTCGACCATGAATTAGACTGATTGAGATGAACAACCCCAAAAGTAAATTAACCTTAAAGCTAATTAACTTAAGGGTAAAACATACTTATTCATAATTGGACCCTAATTAGACCAACATTAATCAAAAGTCCATCAcgaaacatataaataaatgtttgaaGTAAGGAGGTAGgttataattgaattaattgcTATCTATCAAACGTTGAAGTAACTTTGACATTAGAGTGTCTTTTACATGTATTCTCCGAACGGTGTTGATGAACGGAAACTTGCTTTTAGgataaaatttaaacttcagACAATACAACACAACCCAAAATATTGACTTCGACCCCGTTCCGAAACAATTTCAATGAAAAAATTGATCCCATAATTCTATAGTTTATTTTGagatattaattaaatgttttaatggTCATGATTAAAAAATCATAGGCATCTTCAGGAGGCTTAAACTACAGTGAAATGTGCATTTTAACAGAAAATGagtaaatttttcataaattaaagttaatttaaacaTCTTAACCctgagagaaaaataagatcTTTATAATGATGTGTAGTATTTGAATGCCCTGAAACACAGACACCGGTTCGGTAATtagtttgaaatgaaataaaaaaaatcacttgaCATAGAAATATCACCCATAAGATTGGCTATTCTATGCTGATATAGCATAAAACAGCACCACTTTCGTAAGtggtttgaaaagaaaaactttttctAGTATATACCACATCATAGAAAAGTGAAAAGCAACGAGAATAGAGAACAGAACACAACCTGCTTCATCCGTTTTTGTGTACTTATTAAATACTGAATTTGACCCAACACAAAGTTTGATTCACATGATCATAAGATGAGATTTAAGACGTTTTGTTTTGGAGCATATTGTTAAGAGCATGTTAAGTGTCATTATTTGTATTGTACCTTTAGTTGGGATATGTGGTCCTATACAATCTATTTCTGTtgcttgttttatttattttaaagtcaTAACTTGTTCAAGTTTTCTCAATTTCAAGGTTTGATCCCCAATTTATCCCACAAGTGAAATTTCAACATATTAAACGGAAAATTAAATGAAGTTGAGGACACTAACTGGGAGGTGAAAAGCGAAAAGGTGACAAAAGTGTGATAAGTTTTGGTCCTCTACAAGCATAAGTCACAAATTGTAATGGAACATTTCACAGATTATGTTGAAACATGTTGTAAACTATTATTATGAAACAATTCATCACGACATTGTGATAGAAGTGACAAAGtaagtaaattataaattatgataaaacTTCTCAGACTCTCAGCTGAAATATATTAGATGAAATTATCAAACTATAAAGTGAAACATGTAAGATGTTCCATCACTATCAGTAATATACAAACCAAATTATTACTTGTATATTATGAACGTGATACAGTGAGATCATTTACCAAGGGTAGTTTGTCCTTCTGTTTTCTCCACGGGAGAGAATGTGTTTGGAGAAGTAGGTTCTTCCACCTGCAATTCATGACGTTCCTCATCTTGATTCGTTTCTGTTATTCTTGATATATTAAGACCATCTGAGAGCTTCCTCCattcttcaattttttccttACATATCACACGGCACCCACACTTCTTTATTCTTGCCTTGCATGATTCAGAAAAGTTTTCAACAAAAAGTATCACTTCAAGCTGTGTTTGCTCCCCACTTAGATAATGCTGAATATACACATGATCAGCATTCAAGAATATAATATGGATGTAAGGGTCCTTGAATTTATACAGCATGTGCCCAAACTTGGGTGCTATAGGAAAATTTGGGTCAGGATCTTTATCAGGAGCTTTACAGACCCAGTAATAAATGCCAATTTCCTCATTGACAGTAGAAGTTGACCTTGCATTAGATGAAGATGGCACATCCATGTTCAAAGGTTCTATTACTAGGCATACTGCAATTCCCCACCATTCACTTAACTGGAAGTCCTCAGATACATCCACTGTTATTGAAGTAACTGAATCACAACACAACTTCTCATACGTTTGATCTGATGAATCAATTTCAAGAAAGTTTTGATTGTTGAACCAAGATGGAATTTCATTCCCTGGTGTTATGAACCAAAGCTCTGGCCCTTCAATCTGTTACAATGCAAggatttttttgttgttgtaaattTAACTAGTTAATAAAAGAGTTATTCAGTTTTAACTTTTAATGTATGAGAAAACTTGATAGTTTTAATCACTACAAACAAAAAAGTTAAGTTTTGGTCCTGTGTATAAGAAACATACCGGATCCTCATGTGAATGTGACTCAAAGATCTTCCATAGAGTATCTTCAACCAAGTGAAAGGGTTTCAATTTAGGACAATTAGTTGTGTACAAAGATTGTAAATTTGGTGGAAGCAATGGCAAGGATTCAAGTCTTGGGCAATCATTGAAGGACAAAGTATGCAACATAGAAAGACTAATAATGAATTGGGCAGGTGGGTTAACAAAATTGTTACCACTTAGATCTAAACGCTTCAACAATGATAAAGGACCAAGATCACTAGGAATTGATTCATCAGTAAGACCTCCATAATTTAAATCCAAGGACTCCAAGGCCAATAAACTGGGAAGAGGAGGCATAAAGTTTTGTGATTTGGGTGTTGTTTCTTTCCTTCCACCAAAGGAGAGCTCTCTAAGTTTTTCTAAACGTGAAGGAATTTCTCTTATGTCAGTACCACTCACATAAAGCTCCTCCAATGACTCATTTTCATTCATACCATCTGGCAGTGTTGAGATTCTTGAGCAGCCAGAAACGTAGAGTTTTCTGAGAGATCTCAAATTGCAACTGGAATTTGGCAGGGAAAGGAGATTTATGCAGTTCTCCACATTAAGCAGTGATAAAGATTTCATGTTGTCTCCAAATTCTGggagtttttcaatttttgagcAGCCAGAGAGAATCAATTCCTCCAAAGAATCCATTTCCAATTTTCTTGGCATGATTTGAAGATTTTTGCAATCTTTCAGCAACAATAGAACAAGTCTCTTGTGTTGTCCAACTGATGGGTGAACCTCAACAAGGTTTACACAACTTATACGAAGCAATCTTTCAAGAGATGGAGCCCCAGAAACTATTGGGGTTTGAATTAGATCTTCAGAATAGCTCAAATCAATGAACTTCAGCTTTGCAAAATCCTGACCAATCAGAACAAAAGGTAAATGAGAGAGTAGGGAGTTAATTAGCTTTTCTAGACTTAACTTATTCTAGTATTAAGTTAAAACAGGATCGTGATTGAACTACTGACTTGATTTCCATTCCAAATCCTTTTTATTCTGCTGGAATGCATTTTCAACTCTACAAGTTCATCTAGCAGCACGCCAAGCGGTAGATATTCCAAAGGATAGTTCATCCACTGAAGAAATTTCAGAGAACTGCAAAGACATTTGAGGCTAGTAGGAAGATTTACACGATAGTTTATGATAAGTAATTGAAGATTATACATCCTTGAGAACGCTTCAGGATCCCAAATAGCTTCTTCCTTTTCAGGCGAGTTCAAAACAATACCTTCAATTGATTCATTTGCCTAGCAGAGAATAATAGTAATGCAGATGAAGTTAAGACATGTCATAAGAAGTTAAAATATAGAGTAAAAATACATTAATGGAATTGGACATTAGCTTAAAAAACTTGCCTTATTGTATTTTAATACTTCATTTGTCTCCTCTAGAGTCCACAATCTACTTCGTTTTGCCGGATCCACATAACTTTCTTCTTTAACAATTTCCCTTGCTGATTCTTGAAGCAAATCATGCATCCCTATAGTAAAGCCATCATAAGTTGCCAATGATTTTTCAACCAGAAGGTCAATTCCAACTGGTGGATAACGTTCACAAATT
This window of the Vigna angularis cultivar LongXiaoDou No.4 chromosome 7, ASM1680809v1, whole genome shotgun sequence genome carries:
- the LOC108336553 gene encoding TMV resistance protein N-like; amino-acid sequence: MIVVWPREQSYNNTRDTHVLISHGIVENYKIDILNSDESLQLLSKKAFKRDKPDEHYLELSKAVAKYAGGLPLALELLGSFLCGRSESQWKEVVDMIKEVPPSHIAMKSLRISYNGLPLRYKTLFLDIACFFKGRIKELVIQALEICERYPPVGIDLLVEKSLATYDGFTIGMHDLLQESAREIVKEESYVDPAKRSRLWTLEETNEVLKYNKANESIEGIVLNSPEKEEAIWDPEAFSRMYNLQLLIINYRVNLPTSLKCLCSSLKFLQWMNYPLEYLPLGVLLDELVELKMHSSRIKRIWNGNQDFAKLKFIDLSYSEDLIQTPIVSGAPSLERLLRISCVNLVEVHPSVGQHKRLVLLLLKDCKNLQIMPRKLEMDSLEELILSGCSKIEKLPEFGDNMKSLSLLNVENCINLLSLPNSSCNLRSLRKLYVSGCSRISTLPDGMNENESLEELYVSGTDIREIPSRLEKLRELSFGGRKETTPKSQNFMPPLPSLLALESLDLNYGGLTDESIPSDLGPLSLLKRLDLSGNNFVNPPAQFIISLSMLHTLSFNDCPRLESLPLLPPNLQSLYTTNCPKLKPFHLVEDTLWKIFESHSHEDPIEGPELWFITPGNEIPSWFNNQNFLEIDSSDQTYEKLCCDSVTSITVDVSEDFQLSEWWGIAVCLVIEPLNMDVPSSSNARSTSTVNEEIGIYYWVCKAPDKDPDPNFPIAPKFGHMLYKFKDPYIHIIFLNADHVYIQHYLSGEQTQLEVILFVENFSESCKARIKKCGCRVICKEKIEEWRKLSDGLNISRITETNQDEERHELQVEEPTSPNTFSPVEKTEGQTTLGK